The Fluoribacter dumoffii NY 23 genome contains a region encoding:
- the traI gene encoding conjugative transfer relaxase/helicase TraI, whose translation MLSLRVKPIKMPGYYFDKENYYFSNQLTTEWVGLSAERQNLSGEVNVLSLEAVVRGALPSGDVIGLKTQSGEIKHRGGYDLTFSAPKSVSYLGLVCGHKEFIDLHLNAVKTVLKLIEKEAAEARKSGKEGMEYEKTGNLCFATILHDTSRELDPQLHVHALLMNFTERLDGKWRALASDISRNHGTMEWIMDNQIFLGLVYRSEIALGLKEMGLEIEHTGDAHGLFEIKHFDKTLLERMSKRRTQVEEHIKGMHSNSLKAYDRATLDSRKSKEVVSPEELRMRWKAESEALGVNPATYLATLKDKTKESHTPKEAMSNNQELDRSVLDAIAHLEEKKLTFTYQEVLQTSLYFSLGEQGFEALMSRIDQEIDAQNLIALNAENSSFTTSKLINKEQELIKKIVNFTHQKKGIERNMDKVCKLTDNESIQKAVTQALFNKDGVVRIKQQSATSRELLSTLIDYSQDSKIIRILCPSAFSANTINKDMAKSAPTLWQWILSIGKQDLCETVAGFNYRHGSEHKLPFFHSKKEREVLIVDEAQRLAPDEMNTLLSIADKRCAKVIFLEKSQSLSGFKSDIPDLLDKACIKSFEVDDRKVPATSINLIEAQTVEGRILKTAQMYCNLPVIQRQNTKVFTVSKLEAKEVNEAIRTQLKEQGEISSDEKTINTLTRIPLTLSEKKLAKSYQSNWILIHNTRTESKKFTVLGINEKDNQLIVRNSNGARSLLAAKNITDSMQIYEQTPLSVGIGDQLVATASLSFEGLKIGNQYEVTAFTRHGIKIRDGKRSIHLITSNEKHFPLSHAYAKTMYSDDLKPVKQTIMTLPAYALKQNTMSLLCESSKENVMIITDNVDKANRFAMKSATKSSAISLTLDAAKTNHGAQIIDHRTTSDLLSSLEQALTLLTAKKPQKSDAEKALHFAIAHLSEREAAFTRSDLLEVAVHQAIGKAGLNEIDNVLGNAINSGDLISGGNEFLTTKEAVAFEESIIKNVKAGINILKPLMSSDEAQKQLELTDLTKGQKEACELITTTSDQFIMIQGYAGTGKTTMTRSAIDTIKHAQSMTHEEVELIAVAPTHQAVKEMRALGIEAQTLKSFLIEQEQESTLSKKTLVLIDESSMVSNRDCANLMQKIHHSGARCAMLGDISQHQSIESGKPSKILIQEGSIRVACMDDLVRQQVIEYKKAIETLIAGDIDKALAQLANQPLDSITRTKADSPYHSITSSIIETGDSTKDYLQLENTQQQSIDPFQEELKQKNPIEMAVGDYLSRTPSCRDNTIVIIHENKKREVANGLIRDALMKESTLGSENKEFPRLLSTNYTTAELYYCETYRDCLKKQEEYFLKKAEHYFKVVSVDESAKVVVLNDAKGNKCLFVPEKENKDWKIELFQSMPGRVSVGEKIHFKKSDKTLGRFANERVQVTAVNNESFTVKDSSGVEHVLQKKLMSDSHWDYSYTATSYSIQGASSPFVIGVAETKNAQVNHLRSFYIMVTRGSLQAMIYTDDHKKLQKQLRVTPEKTSALESLNHLNVQTKPPIPNAPSTSLKAAQRMPIMKNQEPRYDANMLSQHLSEQAELVIESLLGQPNQALSSKTEYRYGTHGSLSLCLSGEKRGVWHNFETQEKGNMLHLIQKTLNLNFKESLEYAAKLTGDDLKERIKIANKNPNNFQVKDTDKKRKTSDYGLQLVRESKPISGTIAERYLKEIRKIHNVSGENIRFHPNVYTKDTEEVRYRPALLNIARDKDNKVACVEVVYLDNETANKAIMKIKPKKSYGSKAGVGVVLSEGKGHESVTYITEGVETGLSVRDAVQNERVIATLGKENFVNIDMALLTDKIVICMDNDGKSIKEDKVIIQTIERLKQHGKTVEIAIPLHQKDFNDVNKSSGVQGVVDILNKATNVDKFIGCPNKIDMNQDQIKKCLESISRQMNLELPENKNNPIEKLKTLQRGEMEIY comes from the coding sequence AGACTGGCAATCTGTGTTTTGCGACCATCCTCCATGACACCTCCCGAGAGCTTGATCCTCAGCTCCATGTGCATGCACTTTTGATGAATTTTACTGAACGTCTTGATGGCAAGTGGCGTGCTTTAGCCTCTGATATCAGTCGTAATCACGGCACTATGGAATGGATTATGGACAACCAAATCTTTTTAGGGCTTGTGTACCGGTCTGAAATTGCTCTTGGTTTAAAAGAAATGGGGCTCGAAATAGAACATACAGGCGATGCCCATGGTTTATTTGAAATCAAACATTTTGATAAGACATTGCTGGAACGAATGTCTAAACGCCGTACCCAGGTTGAAGAACACATTAAAGGGATGCACTCAAATTCGTTAAAAGCATATGACAGAGCAACTCTGGATTCAAGAAAGTCAAAGGAAGTGGTTTCCCCAGAGGAATTACGCATGCGATGGAAAGCAGAAAGTGAAGCGCTGGGAGTAAATCCTGCCACCTATCTGGCCACTTTAAAGGATAAAACCAAAGAATCGCATACGCCTAAAGAAGCCATGTCCAATAATCAAGAACTCGATAGAAGTGTTCTTGATGCAATTGCGCATTTAGAAGAGAAAAAACTTACATTTACCTATCAGGAAGTGTTACAGACAAGTCTCTATTTTTCCTTAGGTGAACAGGGCTTTGAAGCGCTGATGTCACGGATTGATCAAGAAATTGATGCACAAAATCTGATTGCTCTTAATGCAGAAAACTCCTCTTTTACAACGAGTAAGCTCATTAACAAAGAACAAGAGCTCATAAAAAAAATCGTGAACTTCACACACCAAAAAAAAGGCATCGAACGAAATATGGATAAAGTGTGCAAACTCACCGATAATGAGTCCATTCAAAAGGCAGTAACTCAAGCCTTATTTAATAAAGATGGAGTTGTACGCATCAAGCAGCAAAGCGCTACCTCGCGTGAGCTTTTAAGTACTTTAATTGATTATTCACAGGATTCCAAAATAATTCGTATCCTTTGTCCCTCTGCTTTTTCTGCCAATACAATCAATAAGGATATGGCCAAATCAGCGCCTACACTGTGGCAATGGATTTTATCTATTGGGAAACAGGATTTGTGTGAAACAGTAGCAGGCTTTAATTATCGTCATGGTTCAGAACATAAATTGCCCTTTTTTCATAGTAAAAAGGAGCGCGAAGTACTGATTGTGGATGAAGCACAGCGCCTGGCTCCTGACGAGATGAATACTTTATTATCTATTGCCGATAAGCGATGTGCCAAGGTCATTTTTCTGGAAAAATCACAATCTCTGTCTGGCTTTAAATCCGATATTCCCGACTTGCTTGATAAAGCCTGTATAAAATCATTTGAGGTTGATGACAGAAAGGTGCCGGCCACCAGCATCAATCTTATAGAAGCCCAAACCGTTGAGGGACGTATTCTTAAAACAGCGCAAATGTACTGTAACTTGCCAGTAATCCAGAGGCAAAATACAAAAGTCTTTACTGTCTCAAAGCTCGAAGCTAAAGAAGTCAATGAAGCAATCCGTACTCAGTTAAAAGAGCAGGGAGAGATTTCATCAGATGAAAAGACTATAAATACATTAACCCGTATTCCCTTGACCCTCAGTGAAAAAAAACTGGCTAAAAGTTATCAGTCCAATTGGATATTAATCCATAACACCCGTACGGAATCAAAAAAATTCACGGTACTCGGTATTAATGAAAAAGACAATCAATTGATTGTTCGTAATTCCAATGGGGCAAGATCACTACTTGCTGCTAAAAATATTACAGATTCCATGCAGATTTATGAACAAACACCTTTATCGGTAGGAATCGGGGATCAATTAGTGGCCACTGCCAGTTTATCCTTTGAAGGATTAAAAATAGGAAACCAATATGAGGTTACTGCATTTACCCGACATGGAATAAAAATAAGAGATGGGAAAAGAAGCATTCATCTTATCACGAGTAACGAAAAGCATTTCCCATTGAGCCATGCCTATGCCAAAACCATGTATTCCGATGATCTTAAACCCGTGAAACAAACCATTATGACACTGCCAGCCTATGCGCTCAAACAAAATACCATGTCGCTTTTATGCGAATCCAGTAAAGAAAACGTAATGATTATTACGGATAATGTGGACAAGGCAAATCGATTTGCCATGAAAAGTGCGACAAAATCCTCCGCGATATCGCTGACTTTGGATGCCGCCAAAACAAATCATGGTGCACAGATTATTGACCATAGAACCACGAGTGATCTACTCAGTTCACTAGAGCAGGCCTTAACCCTATTAACCGCTAAAAAACCCCAAAAAAGTGATGCGGAAAAAGCGCTGCACTTTGCAATTGCTCACCTTTCAGAACGAGAGGCAGCCTTTACTCGATCAGATTTACTTGAAGTGGCCGTTCATCAGGCTATTGGAAAAGCAGGTCTTAATGAAATAGATAACGTCCTGGGTAATGCCATAAACAGTGGCGACTTAATATCTGGAGGGAACGAGTTTTTGACCACCAAAGAAGCGGTGGCATTTGAAGAATCGATTATAAAGAATGTTAAAGCGGGTATTAACATTCTTAAGCCATTGATGAGCAGTGATGAAGCGCAAAAACAACTAGAACTGACAGATCTTACCAAAGGCCAAAAAGAAGCTTGTGAGTTAATCACGACTACATCCGATCAGTTTATTATGATTCAGGGGTATGCAGGAACTGGAAAAACAACCATGACTCGCAGTGCTATTGATACCATCAAGCATGCCCAATCAATGACTCATGAAGAGGTTGAACTAATTGCGGTTGCGCCCACTCACCAGGCTGTAAAAGAAATGAGGGCTCTGGGAATTGAAGCCCAAACATTAAAGAGTTTCCTTATTGAACAAGAACAGGAATCGACATTAAGCAAAAAAACACTTGTTCTTATCGATGAATCATCCATGGTCTCTAATCGAGATTGCGCAAACCTCATGCAAAAAATTCATCATTCTGGCGCTCGTTGTGCAATGCTTGGCGATATTAGCCAACATCAAAGTATTGAAAGCGGTAAGCCAAGTAAGATATTAATTCAAGAGGGAAGCATCAGGGTGGCCTGTATGGATGATTTGGTAAGACAACAAGTTATCGAATACAAAAAAGCAATCGAAACATTAATCGCCGGTGATATTGACAAGGCCTTAGCTCAGTTAGCCAATCAACCCTTAGACTCAATCACCCGCACTAAAGCGGATAGTCCTTACCATAGCATTACCTCTTCAATTATTGAAACAGGCGATTCGACCAAAGACTACCTGCAACTGGAAAACACACAACAGCAATCAATAGATCCATTCCAGGAAGAATTAAAGCAAAAGAACCCCATCGAAATGGCTGTAGGAGATTATTTATCTCGTACACCATCATGCCGTGATAACACGATTGTTATCATTCATGAAAATAAAAAACGGGAAGTTGCAAATGGTTTGATAAGAGATGCCCTTATGAAAGAATCTACTTTAGGCTCCGAAAACAAAGAATTTCCGAGACTGTTAAGCACTAATTACACTACTGCAGAGCTTTATTATTGCGAAACATATCGGGATTGCTTAAAAAAGCAAGAGGAGTATTTTTTAAAGAAAGCGGAGCACTATTTCAAAGTGGTTTCAGTAGATGAATCAGCGAAAGTGGTAGTATTAAACGATGCGAAAGGAAATAAATGCCTCTTTGTTCCTGAAAAAGAAAATAAAGACTGGAAAATTGAATTGTTTCAATCGATGCCAGGAAGGGTTTCAGTTGGTGAAAAAATTCATTTTAAAAAATCCGATAAGACTCTAGGTCGATTCGCTAATGAAAGGGTACAGGTGACGGCGGTAAATAATGAGTCATTTACCGTAAAAGACAGTAGTGGTGTGGAACACGTGCTGCAAAAAAAATTGATGAGCGACTCCCATTGGGATTATAGTTATACGGCTACCAGCTATTCAATTCAAGGAGCTTCATCCCCATTTGTTATTGGGGTTGCTGAGACTAAAAATGCGCAAGTAAATCACCTGCGGTCGTTTTATATTATGGTAACGCGAGGCTCCTTGCAGGCAATGATTTATACAGACGATCATAAAAAGCTGCAAAAACAACTTCGCGTTACTCCTGAGAAAACTTCTGCATTGGAATCACTTAACCATCTGAATGTCCAAACAAAGCCCCCAATACCCAATGCACCATCAACATCACTCAAAGCAGCGCAAAGAATGCCCATAATGAAGAACCAGGAGCCTCGTTATGATGCGAATATGCTGTCACAACACTTATCCGAGCAGGCAGAGCTGGTAATAGAATCATTGCTAGGGCAGCCTAATCAAGCGCTTTCTTCCAAAACAGAATATCGATATGGTACTCACGGCAGCTTAAGCCTCTGTTTAAGCGGAGAAAAAAGAGGAGTTTGGCATAACTTTGAAACACAAGAAAAAGGAAACATGCTTCATTTGATCCAAAAAACATTGAATCTAAATTTTAAAGAAAGCCTTGAATATGCCGCCAAATTAACAGGTGATGACCTAAAGGAACGTATTAAAATAGCAAACAAAAACCCCAATAATTTTCAAGTGAAAGACACTGATAAGAAAAGAAAAACATCAGATTATGGTTTGCAATTGGTGCGAGAATCCAAACCTATATCAGGCACTATAGCAGAAAGGTATTTAAAAGAAATTAGAAAGATACATAATGTATCTGGGGAAAATATTCGATTTCATCCTAATGTCTATACCAAAGATACTGAGGAAGTACGCTACAGGCCAGCACTGTTAAATATTGCACGAGACAAAGACAATAAAGTGGCCTGCGTTGAAGTGGTATACCTGGATAATGAAACAGCAAATAAAGCAATAATGAAGATAAAACCCAAGAAATCTTATGGCTCAAAAGCAGGCGTTGGCGTCGTTTTAAGCGAGGGTAAAGGACATGAAAGTGTCACCTACATTACAGAAGGGGTGGAAACCGGATTAAGCGTTAGAGATGCAGTTCAAAATGAACGGGTTATAGCGACTCTTGGGAAAGAAAATTTTGTAAATATCGATATGGCATTACTTACAGATAAAATAGTCATTTGTATGGATAATGATGGCAAATCAATTAAAGAAGATAAGGTAATCATTCAAACCATTGAACGATTAAAACAGCATGGAAAAACTGTAGAAATTGCCATTCCGTTACATCAAAAAGACTTTAATGATGTGAATAAAAGCAGTGGGGTTCAAGGAGTGGTAGATATATTAAATAAAGCAACGAATGTCGATAAATTTATTGGCTGCCCTAATAAAATAGATATGAATCAAGATCAAATTAAGAAGTGTCTTGAGAGCATTTCTCGACAAATGAATCTCGAACTTCCTGAAAATAAAAATAATCCAATTGAGAAACTGAAAACCCTGCAGCGAGGAGAAATGGAAATATATTAA
- a CDS encoding DUF932 domain-containing protein codes for MLPVLSKDKLFKLAPSIFTQASSYKTSTKYSPISTEQIIDKLMSEGFFPTWATQTKSQNQEAKVFAKHMLRFQRHDVLQNNQGLYPELVLINSHDGLSSYRLMAGLFRVVCSNGMIAGQAYNEIRIKHQGDVLGNVIEGTYKVIETANNMLDVSDDMASIHLNDDEKMIFAEAAHSLKFSDTEGGIIVNPKSLLQPRRYVDQKDNDLFTVFNVLQENLIKGGIRGHRLNKYGYTTRTKTREVKAIDQNVKLNRALWTLTEKMMEIKR; via the coding sequence ATGTTACCAGTATTATCAAAAGATAAATTATTCAAATTAGCGCCATCCATATTCACACAAGCCAGCTCTTATAAAACGAGTACCAAGTACTCGCCCATTTCAACCGAGCAAATCATTGATAAATTAATGTCAGAAGGTTTTTTCCCCACTTGGGCAACCCAGACCAAAAGCCAGAACCAAGAAGCGAAAGTATTTGCAAAACACATGCTCCGTTTTCAACGCCATGATGTCCTGCAAAATAATCAGGGGCTTTATCCCGAATTGGTTCTTATTAACTCTCATGATGGTTTGTCTTCTTATCGCTTAATGGCGGGTCTTTTTCGGGTTGTGTGCAGTAATGGAATGATCGCTGGACAAGCGTATAACGAAATTAGAATTAAACATCAGGGGGATGTTCTTGGGAATGTCATTGAAGGCACCTACAAAGTGATTGAGACAGCAAATAACATGCTTGATGTATCCGATGATATGGCTTCCATTCACTTGAATGACGATGAAAAAATGATTTTTGCAGAAGCTGCTCACTCACTAAAATTCTCTGATACAGAGGGGGGTATTATCGTTAATCCTAAGAGTTTATTGCAACCAAGGCGTTATGTAGATCAAAAAGATAATGATTTGTTTACCGTGTTTAATGTCCTGCAAGAAAACTTAATTAAAGGTGGGATCCGTGGCCATCGTTTAAATAAATACGGTTACACCACTCGAACCAAAACCAGAGAAGTAAAAGCCATTGATCAAAATGTGAAATTAAATCGTGCGTTATGGACTCTTACTGAAAAAATGATGGAAATAAAAAGATAA
- a CDS encoding type II toxin-antitoxin system RelE/ParE family toxin, producing MRIKFYQKQSGKNPVAEFLNDLPSDEIARLAGCLKNVEELGFDSPRVQFRQIKGSLWEIKIKTSRSGYRFFYVCIQKEIIVLLHAYKKQSQKAPKQEIELAEKRMMEVYDHESTYLK from the coding sequence ATGAGAATAAAATTTTACCAAAAACAATCAGGCAAAAACCCTGTGGCGGAATTCCTAAATGATTTGCCATCCGATGAAATCGCGCGACTTGCCGGTTGTTTAAAGAATGTTGAAGAGCTTGGTTTTGATAGCCCAAGGGTACAATTCAGGCAAATAAAAGGCTCGCTTTGGGAAATTAAGATTAAAACATCACGCAGTGGTTATCGTTTTTTTTATGTGTGTATTCAAAAGGAAATCATTGTTCTTTTACATGCTTACAAAAAGCAGTCACAAAAAGCGCCAAAGCAAGAAATTGAACTGGCTGAAAAACGAATGATGGAGGTATACGACCATGAAAGCACTTACCTTAAATGA
- a CDS encoding helix-turn-helix domain-containing protein, which translates to MKALTLNEFIDDKINKDEEFAKHYEREQIINNIAVMIVNARKKRHMTQSELANKIGTKQSVISRLESGNSSFIPSLETLVKVADALNMHLKLQLQA; encoded by the coding sequence ATGAAAGCACTTACCTTAAATGAGTTTATTGACGACAAAATCAATAAGGACGAAGAATTTGCCAAGCACTATGAGCGTGAGCAAATCATTAATAACATTGCCGTCATGATTGTGAATGCCCGTAAAAAGCGGCATATGACTCAATCCGAGTTGGCCAATAAAATTGGAACCAAGCAATCGGTTATTTCTCGTCTTGAAAGCGGCAATAGCTCCTTTATTCCCTCATTAGAAACGTTGGTAAAGGTCGCTGATGCGCTCAACATGCACTTAAAATTGCAATTACAAGCCTAA